The Rhodopirellula halodulae genome window below encodes:
- a CDS encoding Gfo/Idh/MocA family protein — MQPSRRGFLKTGALAGAVAGSNLTSAQLIAAEETKKLRLAAIGVGGSRGRYNRGGAIANEASKFATMVAVCDVDDLHTEEFNQKHGGNLNKYRDYREMLAKEKPDVVTIGTPDHWHVPIAIACLEAGADVYCEKPLTLTIDEGKQIRKVVEKTGRVFQVGTQQRSSGNLFQKAIAMVQSGYVGDNVNAYIAIGGAPGGGPFEATEAPEDLDWDLWVGPAAKADYCEERRKYFRWFFEYSGGKMTDWGAHHIDIAQWALAPGETGPTSIQGTGEFPENVPADFNWNSFFNGEASLPNGYNTAMKFNIELKFDNGSKMVVTNHYKREDENIDFPNGILFEGSKGRIFVNRGKLTGSPVDALTDEDNAKLDAKIAELRKGKKAMSHMGNFFACIEEGGQPISDVWSHHRTMTSCHLCNIALMLGRELKWDPKAERFIDDEQANGLMSRKSREGFSAETHAAS; from the coding sequence ATGCAACCTTCACGCCGTGGCTTTTTGAAAACCGGTGCCCTCGCGGGCGCGGTCGCTGGATCCAACCTGACCTCTGCTCAGCTGATCGCGGCGGAAGAAACGAAGAAACTCCGTTTGGCAGCGATTGGCGTGGGCGGTAGCCGAGGTCGTTACAACCGTGGCGGTGCGATTGCCAACGAAGCGTCCAAATTTGCCACGATGGTTGCCGTTTGCGATGTGGACGATCTGCACACCGAAGAGTTCAACCAGAAACACGGCGGCAACCTGAACAAATATCGCGACTACCGCGAGATGTTGGCGAAGGAAAAGCCAGATGTGGTGACGATTGGCACCCCGGATCACTGGCACGTGCCCATCGCAATCGCGTGCTTGGAAGCCGGCGCCGATGTCTACTGCGAAAAACCACTGACGCTGACGATCGACGAAGGCAAACAAATTCGCAAGGTCGTCGAGAAAACCGGTCGCGTGTTCCAGGTCGGAACCCAGCAACGCAGTTCAGGCAATCTGTTTCAAAAAGCGATCGCGATGGTCCAATCGGGCTATGTCGGCGACAACGTCAACGCTTACATCGCGATCGGCGGTGCTCCCGGCGGTGGACCGTTCGAAGCCACCGAGGCTCCCGAGGATTTGGATTGGGATTTGTGGGTTGGCCCGGCGGCGAAGGCGGACTACTGCGAAGAGCGACGCAAATACTTCCGTTGGTTCTTCGAGTATTCCGGCGGCAAAATGACGGATTGGGGTGCCCACCACATCGATATCGCTCAGTGGGCGTTGGCTCCCGGAGAAACCGGCCCGACTTCAATTCAGGGCACCGGCGAATTTCCTGAAAACGTCCCCGCGGACTTCAATTGGAATTCGTTCTTCAACGGCGAAGCGTCGCTGCCCAATGGTTACAACACCGCGATGAAGTTCAACATCGAGCTGAAGTTCGACAACGGTTCCAAGATGGTGGTGACCAACCACTACAAACGCGAAGACGAGAACATTGACTTCCCCAACGGGATCTTGTTCGAAGGCAGCAAGGGGCGGATCTTCGTCAACCGTGGGAAGCTGACCGGTTCCCCTGTGGATGCGTTGACCGATGAAGACAACGCCAAGCTCGACGCGAAAATCGCCGAGCTTCGCAAAGGAAAAAAAGCGATGAGCCACATGGGGAACTTTTTTGCCTGCATTGAAGAGGGCGGTCAGCCGATCTCTGACGTGTGGTCGCACCACCGCACAATGACCTCGTGTCACCTGTGCAACATTGCGTTGATGTTGGGCCGTGAATTGAAATGGGACCCGAAAGCCGAGCGATTCATTGACGACGAGCAAGCCAACGGGCTGATGAGTCGCAAATCGCGAGAAGGATTTTCAGCCGAAACCCACGCGGCGAGCTGA